Proteins from a genomic interval of Lycium ferocissimum isolate CSIRO_LF1 chromosome 2, AGI_CSIRO_Lferr_CH_V1, whole genome shotgun sequence:
- the LOC132035583 gene encoding 14-3-3 protein 4-like yields MAESSREENVYLAKLAEQAERYEEMIEFMEKVAKTADVEELTVEERNLLSVAYKNVIGARRASWRIISSIEQKEESRGNEDHVNTIKEYRSKIEAELSKICDGILNLLESNLIPSASTAESKVFYLKMKGDYHRYLAEFKTGAERKEAAENTLLAYKSAQDIALAELAPTHPIRLGLALNFSVFYYEILNSPDRACNLAKQVIFSALVDYLS; encoded by the exons ATGGCTGAGTCGTCTCGTGAAGAAAATGTGTACTTGGCCAAGCTGGCTGAGCAGGCAGAGCGATATGAGGAAATGATTGAGTTTATGGAGAAGGTCGCAAAGACAGCAGATGTTGAGGAGCTGACTGTTGAGGAAAGGAATCTTCTCTCTGTGGCCTACAAAAATGTGATTGGCGCAAGAAGAGCCTCATGGAGGATAATCTCTTCAATTGAGCAAAAGGAGGAGAGCCGTGGAAATGAAGACCATGTCAACACTATTAAAGAATACAGAAGCAAAATTGAGGCTGAACTCAGCAAGATTTGTGATGGGATTTTGAACCTCCTTGAGTCCAACTTAATACCATCAGCCTCGACAGCTGAGTCGAAGGTTTTTTACTTGAAGATGAAAGGTGATTACCATAGGTACCTGGCTGAGTTTAAAACAGGGGCAGAGAGGAAAGAAGCCGCTGAGAACACTTTACTTGCATACAAGTCTGCTCAG GATATTGCTTTGGCTGAACTGGCTCCTACTCACCCAATCAGGCTGGGacttgcccttaacttttccGTGTTCTATTATGAAATTCTCAACTCACCTGATCGTGCTTGTAACCTTGCGAAACAGGTAATATTCTCTGCTTTGGTCGATTATTTGTCTTGA